From the genome of Deltaproteobacteria bacterium, one region includes:
- the rfbB gene encoding dTDP-glucose 4,6-dehydratase encodes MKLLVTGGAGFIGANYVQYVLATHPGDAIVTLDLLTYAGNLANLEAVLGDPRHRFVRGDIADREAVTAAIGDGVDAIVNFAAESHVDRSITDAGAFLATNVVGTQVLLDAARAHGVGRFLQVSTDEVYGSLGPTGAFSEETPLAPNSPYAASKAAADLLVRAAHHTHGLPALVTRCSNNYGPYQFPEKLIPLFVTNALAGQPLPLYGDGRQVRDWIHVEDHCRGVDLVLRGGRVGEVYNLGGGNERENIEIAGLILDALGKPRSLIRHVTDRLGHDRRYAIDARKIERELGWKPRRDFTSGLRDTIEWYRAQRAWWEAVKSGAYLDYYERMYGQRLRGAAGAEEDRT; translated from the coding sequence ATGAAGCTCCTCGTGACCGGCGGCGCCGGCTTCATCGGCGCGAACTACGTCCAGTACGTGCTGGCGACGCACCCGGGCGACGCGATCGTCACGCTCGACCTGCTGACGTACGCCGGGAACCTCGCGAATCTCGAGGCGGTGCTCGGCGACCCGCGCCACCGCTTCGTGCGCGGCGACATCGCCGACCGCGAGGCGGTCACGGCCGCGATCGGCGACGGCGTCGACGCGATCGTGAACTTTGCCGCCGAGTCGCACGTCGACCGCTCGATCACGGACGCCGGCGCGTTCCTCGCGACCAACGTCGTCGGGACCCAGGTGCTCCTCGACGCGGCGCGGGCGCACGGCGTCGGACGCTTCCTGCAGGTCTCGACGGACGAGGTGTACGGGAGCCTCGGACCGACCGGCGCCTTCAGCGAGGAGACGCCGCTCGCGCCGAACAGCCCGTACGCCGCCAGCAAGGCGGCCGCCGATCTGCTCGTGCGCGCCGCCCATCACACCCACGGGCTCCCCGCCCTGGTGACGCGCTGCTCGAACAACTACGGCCCATACCAGTTCCCCGAGAAGCTGATCCCGCTCTTCGTCACCAACGCGCTCGCCGGTCAGCCGCTGCCGCTCTACGGCGACGGCCGCCAGGTGCGCGATTGGATCCACGTCGAGGACCATTGCCGGGGCGTCGACCTCGTGCTGCGCGGGGGGCGGGTCGGCGAGGTCTACAACCTCGGCGGCGGCAACGAGCGCGAGAACATCGAGATCGCGGGCCTCATTCTGGATGCGCTCGGCAAGCCGCGGAGCCTGATCCGGCACGTCACCGATCGGCTCGGTCACGACCGCCGCTACGCGATCGACGCGCGCAAGATCGAGCGCGAGCTCGGCTGGAAGCCGCGCCGCGATTTCACGAGCGGGCTCCGCGACACCATCGAATGGTATCGGGCGCAGCGGGCGTGGTGGGAGGCCGTGAAGAGCGGAGCCTATCTGGACTATTACGAGCGCATGTACGGCCAGCGCCTGCGCGGCGCCGCCGGCGCCGAGGAGGATCGCACGTGA
- a CDS encoding glycosyltransferase family 2 protein, protein MSEPARARDATAGASVDVSVVVPVYNERPTIVALFDECRAVLDPLGVAWELIFVDDGSNDGSFDEIAELQARDARCRGLRLRANLGKAAALAVGFRAARGERLVTMDGDLQDDPAEVPRMLATLDAGADLVCGWKIDRRDSLSRVVASRIFNGVSRFVSGIELHDMNCGLKAFRREVTAEVPLYGELHRFIPMLAAGQGFRVTEQPVSHRPRAFGRSRYGWSRALRGMMDMITVICLTRYNRRPAHFFSLPGAALVMVGSVLCAYIAALRLVYGNIQSRHPLLIFAVLLVVVGVQLFTTGLVGEMLVDAGRRVDDDYHRARKIG, encoded by the coding sequence ATGAGCGAGCCGGCTCGCGCGCGCGATGCGACGGCCGGCGCGTCGGTGGACGTGTCGGTGGTCGTCCCGGTCTACAACGAGCGTCCGACGATCGTCGCGCTCTTCGACGAATGCCGCGCGGTGCTCGATCCGCTCGGCGTCGCCTGGGAGCTGATCTTCGTCGACGACGGCTCGAACGACGGCTCGTTCGACGAGATCGCCGAGCTGCAAGCCCGCGACGCGCGCTGTCGCGGGCTTCGTCTCCGCGCCAACCTCGGCAAGGCGGCGGCGCTCGCGGTCGGGTTCCGCGCGGCGCGCGGCGAGCGCCTGGTCACCATGGACGGCGACCTGCAGGACGACCCCGCCGAAGTGCCGCGCATGCTGGCGACGTTGGACGCCGGCGCCGACCTCGTGTGCGGGTGGAAGATCGACCGCCGAGATTCTCTGTCGCGCGTCGTCGCGTCGCGCATCTTCAACGGCGTGTCGCGCTTCGTGTCGGGCATCGAGCTGCACGACATGAACTGCGGCCTCAAGGCGTTTCGCCGCGAGGTCACGGCCGAGGTGCCGCTCTACGGCGAGCTGCACCGCTTCATTCCGATGCTCGCGGCGGGGCAGGGCTTCCGGGTGACCGAGCAGCCGGTGTCGCACCGTCCCCGGGCCTTCGGGCGGTCGCGCTACGGGTGGTCGCGCGCGCTCCGCGGCATGATGGACATGATCACGGTGATCTGTCTCACGCGCTACAACCGTCGTCCGGCGCATTTTTTCTCGCTGCCCGGCGCGGCGCTCGTCATGGTCGGGAGCGTCCTCTGCGCGTACATCGCCGCGCTCCGTCTCGTGTACGGCAACATCCAGAGCCGCCATCCGCTCCTCATCTTCGCGGTGCTGCTCGTGGTGGTCGGCGTGCAGCTCTTCACGACCGGGCTCGTCGGCGAGATGCTGGTCGACGCGGGCCGGCGCGTCGACGACGACTATCACCGCGCGCGCAAGATCGGCTGA
- a CDS encoding prepilin-type N-terminal cleavage/methylation domain-containing protein, translating into MRRRARGARTPESGFSLFELIVVLMIVAIASGLAAPGIQSGWRAREVRSGTRSLAAVMRGLRERAVRRGVEQELVIDADGQTYRWTGDQQATLPGGAAVTGIRGGWRDQDGGARVVFYPNGGSSGIALVVGQQDGDSLSFAIRVDSLLGTVVIQDATT; encoded by the coding sequence GTGCGGCGCCGGGCGCGCGGAGCGCGCACGCCGGAGAGCGGATTCTCACTCTTCGAGCTGATCGTCGTGCTGATGATCGTCGCGATCGCGAGCGGGCTCGCGGCGCCGGGCATCCAGAGCGGTTGGCGCGCCCGTGAGGTGCGGAGCGGTACGCGCTCGCTGGCGGCCGTGATGCGCGGTCTGCGCGAGCGTGCCGTGCGGCGCGGTGTCGAGCAGGAGCTCGTGATCGACGCCGACGGGCAGACGTATCGCTGGACGGGCGACCAGCAGGCGACGCTGCCCGGCGGAGCCGCGGTGACCGGCATCCGCGGCGGGTGGCGCGATCAGGACGGCGGCGCGCGGGTGGTGTTCTATCCGAACGGCGGCTCGAGCGGGATCGCGCTCGTCGTCGGACAGCAGGACGGCGACAGCCTGAGCTTCGCGATCCGCGTGGACTCGCTGCTCGGGACGGTCGTGATCCAGGACGCGACGACGTGA
- a CDS encoding type II secretion system F family protein: MAQFQYRATDFQGKIVEGSMEAGEERSVVQRLREKGLIPIRIGVGTTAAPRAAGKAITLPSFGRKGVKTAELLIFTRELATLLQAGMPLDRSLTTLTQLAQTPELKRVTSEVLESVRGGTALAEALGQHPKVFPPLYVNMVKAGEVGGVLDQVLQRLVEYLQSAEELRDEVISALTYPLILVGVGGVSVAILLIFVLPKFATMFADLGQALPLSTRMMLAISDAATSPWSLIGVPAVCAALFGLYRYFSTTKRMAFDAFKLRMPVVGNLLRLTEVARFGRTLGVLLRSGVPMLQALDIVRAVATNQVIAQALNEVQVGVREGAGMAAPLGRSGVFPQLALQMIAVGEDTGKLDEMLVTTADFFDREVRNDVKRLTRLLEPAMILIMGLVVGFMVISMLMAVFSINDVDI, translated from the coding sequence ATGGCGCAATTTCAGTATCGAGCAACCGACTTTCAGGGGAAGATCGTCGAGGGCTCGATGGAGGCCGGCGAGGAGCGCTCGGTCGTCCAGCGCCTGCGCGAAAAGGGGCTGATTCCCATCCGGATCGGGGTCGGCACCACCGCCGCCCCGCGCGCCGCCGGCAAGGCGATCACGCTTCCGAGCTTCGGGCGGAAGGGGGTCAAGACCGCCGAGCTCCTCATCTTCACCCGCGAGCTCGCGACGCTGCTCCAGGCGGGCATGCCGCTCGACCGCAGCCTCACCACCCTCACCCAGCTGGCGCAGACCCCGGAGCTCAAGCGGGTCACGTCCGAGGTGCTCGAATCCGTGCGGGGCGGCACGGCGCTCGCCGAGGCGCTCGGCCAGCACCCGAAGGTGTTCCCACCCCTCTACGTCAACATGGTCAAGGCCGGCGAGGTCGGCGGTGTGCTCGACCAGGTGTTGCAGCGGCTCGTCGAGTATCTGCAGAGCGCCGAGGAGCTTCGCGACGAGGTCATCTCCGCCCTCACGTACCCGCTGATCCTGGTGGGCGTCGGCGGCGTCTCGGTCGCGATCCTGCTGATCTTCGTGCTGCCGAAGTTCGCGACGATGTTCGCGGACCTCGGGCAGGCGCTTCCCCTGTCGACGCGCATGATGCTGGCCATCAGCGATGCCGCGACGAGCCCGTGGTCGCTGATCGGGGTGCCGGCCGTCTGCGCGGCGCTCTTCGGCCTCTACCGCTACTTCTCGACCACCAAGCGCATGGCCTTCGACGCCTTCAAGCTGCGCATGCCGGTCGTCGGCAACCTGCTGCGGCTCACCGAGGTGGCGCGCTTCGGGCGGACGCTCGGCGTGCTGCTCCGCAGCGGCGTGCCGATGTTGCAGGCGCTCGACATCGTGCGCGCCGTCGCCACCAATCAGGTGATCGCGCAGGCTTTGAACGAGGTGCAGGTGGGCGTGCGCGAGGGCGCCGGCATGGCCGCGCCGCTCGGGCGGAGCGGGGTGTTCCCGCAGCTCGCGCTGCAGATGATCGCGGTCGGCGAGGATACGGGAAAGCTCGACGAGATGCTGGTGACGACGGCCGATTTCTTCGACCGCGAGGTCCGCAACGACGTCAAGCGGCTCACCAGGCTCCTCGAGCCGGCGATGATCTTGATCATGGGGCTCGTCGTGGGCTTCATGGTGATCTCGATGCTGATGGCCGTCTTCAGCATCAACGACGTCGACATCTGA
- the gspG gene encoding type II secretion system major pseudopilin GspG: MNETRTDDRNRPRRRQGGFTLVELLVVMVILGLLAALVVPAYLGRERKARTQAARTQIELLGTALDTFRLDVGRYPSSQEGLNALQEGRGIPGWDGPYLKKGVPPDPWGRPFVYVSPGEHGEYDLYTYGADGAPGGDGDARDLASWAG; this comes from the coding sequence ATGAACGAAACGCGCACGGACGATCGCAACCGGCCGCGACGACGCCAGGGCGGCTTCACGCTCGTCGAGCTGCTGGTCGTGATGGTGATCCTCGGCCTGCTCGCGGCGCTCGTGGTGCCCGCGTATCTCGGTCGCGAGCGGAAGGCCCGCACCCAGGCCGCCAGGACCCAGATCGAGCTGCTCGGCACCGCGCTCGACACGTTCCGGCTCGACGTCGGTCGCTATCCGTCGAGCCAGGAGGGGTTGAACGCCCTGCAGGAGGGCCGGGGCATCCCCGGGTGGGACGGCCCCTACTTGAAGAAGGGCGTGCCCCCGGATCCGTGGGGTCGGCCGTTCGTCTACGTGAGCCCGGGCGAGCACGGCGAGTACGATCTCTACACGTACGGCGCCGACGGCGCGCCCGGCGGCGACGGCGACGCGCGAGACCTCGCGAGCTGGGCCGGCTGA
- the gspE gene encoding type II secretion system ATPase GspE translates to MEAQAVERKPLEDLLLGRGRISPDDLRKVRLLQQERGERIERLLLDLGFISEDDLISLLSEHLGVPVIGRKEFPQAPVALQGVNPQFLKHAKILPLEIQDGTLSVAMADPADLYSLQGLEVATGLAVKPRLGREKEILAALESYDSTGQPAADEGDGTLAYIGDDEEDVNHLRDLASEAPVIRLVNLLINRAVEQRASDIHIEPFENELKIRYRIDGVLHDIDSPPRRQQAAIVSRVKIMAKLNIAERRLPQDGRIKLRTMGKEIDLRVSTLPTLYGESVVMRILDRSSIVLDLEQLGFPADTLEQLEHLILRPYGMILVTGPTGSGKTTTLYGALEKINSPDKKIITIEDPVEYQVSGVNQIHVKPQIGLTFANGLRSIVRQDPDVIMVGEIRDPETAEIAVQAALTGHLVFSTLHTNDAAGAVSRLLEMGVEDYLLASSLLGVLAQRLVRKVCPKCRVPVPPGEAFFAAGDMTTAAAERFSSVAANGSQIYRAAGCEDCSGTGYRGRSGIYEMLLMNESIRELILKHASADVIKAAAVARGMRTLRDDGWLKVREGVTTVAEVLRVTQDE, encoded by the coding sequence ATGGAAGCGCAGGCCGTCGAGCGGAAGCCCCTCGAGGACCTGCTCCTCGGGCGCGGCAGGATCAGTCCCGACGACCTCCGCAAGGTCCGGCTGTTGCAGCAGGAACGCGGCGAGCGCATCGAGCGGCTGCTCCTCGACCTCGGCTTCATCTCCGAGGACGACCTGATCAGCCTGCTCTCGGAGCATCTCGGGGTGCCCGTCATCGGCCGCAAGGAGTTCCCGCAGGCCCCGGTCGCCCTCCAGGGGGTGAATCCCCAGTTCCTGAAGCACGCGAAGATCCTGCCGCTCGAGATCCAGGACGGCACCCTGTCGGTCGCGATGGCCGATCCGGCCGACCTCTACAGCCTCCAGGGGCTCGAGGTCGCCACCGGCCTCGCGGTGAAGCCGCGTCTCGGTCGCGAGAAGGAGATCCTCGCGGCGCTCGAAAGCTACGACAGCACCGGCCAGCCGGCCGCCGACGAGGGGGACGGCACGCTCGCGTACATCGGTGACGACGAGGAGGACGTGAACCACCTCCGCGACCTCGCGAGCGAGGCGCCCGTCATCCGGCTCGTCAACCTGCTCATCAACCGCGCCGTCGAGCAGCGCGCGTCCGACATCCACATCGAGCCCTTCGAGAACGAGCTCAAGATCCGCTACCGCATCGACGGCGTGCTGCACGACATCGACTCGCCGCCGCGCCGCCAGCAGGCCGCCATCGTCTCGCGCGTGAAGATCATGGCGAAGCTCAACATCGCGGAGCGCCGCCTGCCGCAGGACGGCCGCATCAAGCTCCGCACCATGGGCAAGGAGATCGACCTCCGCGTCTCGACGCTGCCGACCCTCTACGGCGAGAGCGTCGTCATGCGTATTCTCGACCGGTCGAGCATCGTGCTCGACCTCGAGCAGCTCGGCTTTCCGGCCGACACCCTGGAGCAGTTGGAGCACCTGATCCTGCGGCCGTACGGCATGATCCTGGTGACGGGTCCGACCGGCAGCGGCAAGACGACCACGCTCTACGGCGCGCTCGAAAAGATCAACTCGCCCGACAAGAAGATCATCACCATCGAGGATCCGGTCGAGTACCAGGTGAGCGGCGTCAACCAGATCCACGTGAAGCCGCAGATCGGCCTCACGTTCGCGAACGGCTTGCGCTCGATCGTCCGTCAGGATCCCGACGTCATCATGGTCGGCGAGATCCGCGACCCCGAGACGGCCGAGATCGCGGTCCAGGCTGCGCTCACCGGCCACCTGGTCTTCTCGACCCTGCACACCAACGACGCCGCGGGCGCCGTGAGCCGCCTGCTCGAGATGGGCGTCGAGGACTACCTGCTGGCGTCGTCGCTGCTCGGCGTGCTGGCGCAGCGACTCGTCCGCAAGGTGTGTCCGAAATGCCGCGTGCCCGTCCCGCCGGGCGAAGCGTTCTTCGCCGCCGGCGACATGACCACGGCTGCGGCCGAGCGCTTCAGCAGCGTCGCCGCCAACGGCTCGCAGATCTACCGCGCCGCCGGCTGCGAGGACTGCTCCGGCACCGGCTACCGCGGGCGCAGCGGCATCTACGAGATGCTCCTCATGAACGAGTCGATTCGCGAGCTCATCCTGAAGCACGCGTCCGCGGACGTCATCAAGGCGGCGGCGGTCGCCAGGGGCATGCGGACGCTCCGTGACGACGGCTGGCTCAAGGTCCGGGAGGGCGTCACCACCGTGGCCGAGGTGCTGCGCGTGACGCAGGACGAATGA
- a CDS encoding alkaline phosphatase family protein codes for MGLLDRWRRGGPAKRRAALVGLDGVGLSLARTLVDAGVMPRLAAICRAGTMAPMTSTLPTISNVSWTSLVTGVNPGRHGIYGFTDLARDRYTTTFPNSGHVRAPAFWDALGAGGRASVVLNVPGTYPAKDIVGTLVSGFVAVSLERAVRPPAALAVLRAQGYRVDVDYVNADRRPEAFFDDLFATLAARRRVFRHFLAGEWDCFLGVVTETDRLHHYFWHAWTDRAHRWHQRFLDFYAEVDAAIGEVADAVGDATPLFVVADHGHTAIESECHPNVWLQREGLLRFASEPPRALADMDRGSRVFVLDPGRIYLHLRGRFAEGVVAPGAEADEVLARVVEGLRGLAYPEGAVGDGRRPVVAVRRRDELYSGPHVEDAPDAVIEPRAGFDFKGSIGRRALFDRSPLTGMHTYDDALFCVNRPDVPTDGLTVTDVAPTVLAWLGCPPLVPMDGRARVAV; via the coding sequence ATGGGGCTGCTCGATCGTTGGCGGCGCGGGGGCCCCGCGAAGCGGCGCGCGGCGCTCGTAGGCCTGGACGGCGTCGGGCTGTCGCTCGCGCGGACGCTCGTCGACGCCGGCGTGATGCCGCGCCTCGCGGCCATCTGCCGCGCGGGGACGATGGCGCCGATGACGTCGACGCTGCCCACGATCTCCAACGTGTCGTGGACGAGCCTCGTGACCGGCGTGAACCCGGGTCGCCACGGGATCTACGGCTTCACCGACCTGGCGCGCGACCGCTACACGACCACGTTCCCGAACTCCGGACACGTCCGGGCGCCGGCGTTCTGGGACGCGCTCGGCGCCGGCGGCCGGGCCTCGGTCGTGTTGAACGTGCCCGGGACGTATCCCGCGAAGGACATCGTCGGGACCCTCGTGTCCGGGTTCGTCGCCGTGAGCCTCGAGCGCGCGGTCCGGCCTCCCGCGGCGCTCGCGGTGCTGCGGGCGCAGGGGTATCGCGTCGACGTGGACTACGTGAACGCCGACCGGCGTCCCGAGGCCTTCTTCGACGATCTCTTCGCGACGCTCGCCGCGCGCCGGCGGGTGTTCCGCCATTTCCTCGCGGGCGAGTGGGACTGCTTCCTCGGCGTCGTCACCGAGACGGACCGCCTCCATCACTACTTCTGGCACGCCTGGACGGATCGCGCGCACCGCTGGCACCAGCGCTTCCTCGATTTCTACGCCGAGGTGGACGCGGCGATCGGGGAGGTGGCGGACGCGGTCGGCGACGCCACGCCGCTCTTCGTCGTCGCCGACCACGGTCATACGGCGATCGAGAGCGAGTGCCATCCCAACGTCTGGCTCCAGCGCGAGGGGCTGCTGCGCTTCGCGAGCGAGCCGCCGCGCGCCCTCGCGGACATGGACCGCGGCTCGCGCGTCTTCGTGCTCGACCCCGGCCGGATCTACCTGCACCTGCGCGGGCGCTTCGCCGAGGGCGTCGTCGCGCCGGGGGCCGAGGCGGACGAGGTGCTCGCGCGCGTCGTCGAGGGCTTGCGCGGCCTCGCGTATCCGGAAGGCGCCGTGGGCGACGGGCGGCGACCGGTCGTGGCGGTGCGTCGGCGCGACGAGCTCTACTCCGGGCCGCACGTGGAGGATGCGCCCGACGCGGTCATCGAGCCGCGGGCGGGCTTCGATTTCAAAGGTTCGATCGGGCGCCGCGCACTCTTCGACCGAAGCCCGCTCACCGGCATGCACACCTACGACGACGCGCTCTTCTGCGTGAATCGTCCCGACGTGCCGACGGACGGGCTCACCGTCACCGACGTGGCGCCGACGGTGTTGGCGTGGCTCGGCTGTCCGCCGCTCGTCCCGATGGACGGGCGGGCGCGAGTGGCCGTGTGA
- a CDS encoding glycosyltransferase family 4 protein: MRFALIGPSAPYRGGIAEYHDRLAGALAAAGHEVRRISFRRMYPRILFPGRTQFVESSAGDARSEGPAALPPPEAILDSVGPASWLAAARRAAEAEVALVEWWHPFFAPALAVIAARLRRGGVPAIFVCHNLDPHEPMPGGGWLAARALGRAAAFVAQSERDAARLGRSHPGRPVALVLPPATTPPPCPHGGARDACAAALGIPGAPRRLLFFGYVREYKGLPTLIEALTRLDPGVQLVVAGEIYHHDAGHYRASAIRHGVGDRVVIMDRFLGASEVGCCFHASDLVVLPYWEASQSAVVPLAMASGRAVVATRVGGLPDLVRDGVTGLLVPPRDPVALADAIAHALDVRDEMGRAARDAAVRLDWRAAARTIADLAATAICEPSGPC, encoded by the coding sequence ATGCGCTTCGCCTTGATCGGTCCGAGCGCTCCGTATCGCGGCGGCATCGCGGAGTATCACGATCGGCTGGCGGGCGCGCTCGCGGCGGCGGGGCACGAAGTCCGGCGCATCTCCTTCCGCCGCATGTATCCTCGCATCCTCTTCCCGGGGCGGACGCAGTTCGTCGAGTCGTCCGCGGGCGACGCCCGATCAGAAGGACCGGCGGCGCTGCCGCCGCCCGAGGCGATCCTCGACTCGGTCGGGCCGGCGAGCTGGCTCGCCGCCGCGCGTCGGGCCGCCGAGGCCGAGGTCGCACTCGTCGAATGGTGGCATCCGTTCTTCGCGCCCGCGCTCGCGGTGATCGCGGCGCGGCTCCGCCGCGGCGGCGTGCCGGCGATCTTCGTCTGCCACAACCTCGATCCGCACGAGCCGATGCCGGGCGGCGGCTGGCTCGCCGCGCGCGCGCTCGGGCGTGCGGCCGCGTTCGTCGCGCAGAGCGAGCGCGACGCCGCGCGGCTCGGGCGGAGCCATCCCGGGAGACCGGTGGCACTGGTGCTGCCGCCCGCGACGACGCCGCCGCCCTGTCCGCACGGCGGCGCGCGTGACGCCTGCGCCGCCGCGCTCGGGATCCCGGGTGCGCCGCGGCGGCTCCTCTTCTTCGGCTACGTGCGCGAGTACAAGGGACTGCCGACCCTCATCGAGGCGCTGACCCGGCTCGACCCGGGCGTGCAACTCGTCGTCGCGGGCGAGATCTACCACCACGACGCCGGGCATTATCGGGCGTCGGCGATCCGGCACGGGGTGGGGGATCGCGTCGTGATCATGGACCGCTTCCTCGGGGCCTCCGAGGTGGGATGCTGCTTCCACGCGAGCGACCTCGTCGTCCTGCCCTACTGGGAAGCGAGCCAGAGCGCGGTGGTTCCCCTCGCGATGGCGAGCGGCCGAGCGGTCGTCGCGACCCGCGTGGGCGGCCTCCCGGACCTGGTGCGCGACGGCGTCACGGGCCTGCTCGTCCCGCCGCGTGACCCCGTCGCCCTCGCGGACGCGATCGCCCATGCCCTCGATGTTCGCGACGAGATGGGTCGAGCGGCACGCGACGCAGCGGTGCGGCTCGATTGGCGGGCGGCCGCTCGCACGATCGCCGATCTCGCGGCCACCGCTATATGCGAGCCGTCAGGCCCGTGTTAA
- the gmd gene encoding GDP-mannose 4,6-dehydratase, whose product MKRALITGITGQDGSYLAEFLLAKGYDVYGMVRRASTENFERIEPFRDRIRLVQGDLLDPMSLITLLEEIRPQELYNLAAQSFVPTSWKQPVLTAEFDAIGVTRALEAIRLVDRQIRFYQASSSEMFGKVREVPQSELTPFHPRSPYGVAKVYAHYITVNYRESYGIFACSGILFNHESPRRGKEFVTRKVTDGVARIHLGLQSELRLGNLEARRDWGFAGDYVEAMWLMLQQAEPDDYVVATGESHTVAELAEIAFRHAGLDWKQYVREDPSLKRPAEVDLLVGDAAKARSTLGWKPRVSFPELIGMMVDADVARLRRS is encoded by the coding sequence GTGAAGCGCGCGCTCATTACGGGGATCACCGGACAGGACGGCTCGTACCTCGCCGAGTTCCTGCTCGCGAAGGGGTACGACGTCTACGGCATGGTGCGCCGCGCCAGTACCGAGAACTTCGAGCGCATCGAGCCGTTTCGCGACCGCATCCGGCTCGTCCAGGGCGACCTCCTGGACCCGATGTCGCTGATCACCCTGCTCGAGGAGATCCGTCCGCAGGAGCTCTACAACCTCGCGGCGCAATCGTTCGTGCCGACGTCGTGGAAGCAGCCGGTGTTGACCGCCGAGTTCGACGCGATCGGCGTCACGAGGGCGCTCGAGGCGATCCGGCTCGTCGACCGGCAGATCCGCTTCTATCAAGCCTCGTCGAGCGAGATGTTCGGCAAGGTACGGGAGGTGCCGCAGAGCGAGCTCACGCCCTTCCATCCGCGGAGCCCGTACGGGGTTGCGAAGGTGTACGCGCACTACATCACGGTCAACTACCGCGAGAGCTACGGGATCTTCGCGTGCTCGGGGATCCTCTTCAATCACGAGTCGCCGCGGCGCGGGAAGGAGTTCGTCACGCGTAAAGTCACCGACGGCGTGGCGCGCATCCACCTCGGCCTCCAGAGCGAGCTCAGGCTCGGGAATCTGGAGGCGCGGCGCGACTGGGGATTCGCCGGCGACTACGTCGAGGCGATGTGGCTGATGCTCCAGCAGGCCGAGCCCGACGACTACGTCGTCGCGACCGGCGAGTCGCACACGGTCGCGGAGCTCGCGGAGATCGCGTTCAGGCACGCCGGGCTCGACTGGAAGCAGTACGTGCGCGAGGACCCGTCGCTGAAGCGTCCGGCCGAGGTCGATCTCCTCGTCGGCGATGCCGCAAAGGCGCGGAGCACACTCGGCTGGAAGCCGCGGGTGTCCTTCCCCGAGCTCATCGGCATGATGGTGGACGCCGACGTCGCGCGCCTGCGGCGTTCGTAG
- a CDS encoding GDP-mannose 4,6-dehydratase, with protein MRYFVTGIGGFAGAHLAAALLAAGHEVTGLVRTRRAHPGLDALAASYPAFRPDALACGDVADPEVVRAALAAARPDGVFHLAGIAFVPRAAADPARALTVNVLGTRNVLAAAEREAPACRVVVVGSADVYGAAANAAGPISEERALRPVSTYGLSKAAADMAAFQAWWETGLAVIRARAFNHTGPGQSDDFVCSNFARQIARIERGAAPAVLRVGNLASARDFSDVRDVVRGYVALMERGVPGEAYNLCRGEAVTIGAIVEHLRAEVGVPFEVVEETTRVRRREIPRVVGDARRAHALGWAPTIPLARTLGELLDHWRAADGRG; from the coding sequence GTGCGCTACTTCGTCACCGGGATCGGCGGATTCGCGGGTGCGCACCTCGCGGCCGCGCTGCTCGCGGCCGGGCACGAGGTGACCGGCCTCGTCCGGACGCGCCGCGCTCATCCGGGGTTGGACGCGCTCGCGGCGTCGTATCCGGCGTTTCGCCCCGATGCGCTCGCGTGCGGCGACGTCGCCGATCCGGAGGTCGTGCGGGCGGCGCTCGCGGCGGCGCGACCGGACGGAGTCTTCCATCTCGCCGGCATCGCGTTCGTGCCCCGCGCCGCCGCCGATCCCGCCCGAGCGCTCACGGTGAACGTGCTCGGCACGCGCAACGTGCTCGCGGCGGCGGAGCGGGAGGCGCCGGCGTGCCGGGTCGTGGTGGTGGGATCCGCCGACGTCTACGGCGCCGCGGCGAACGCCGCCGGGCCGATCAGCGAGGAGCGCGCGCTCCGTCCCGTCAGCACCTACGGCCTCTCGAAAGCCGCGGCCGACATGGCGGCCTTCCAGGCGTGGTGGGAGACCGGGCTCGCGGTCATCCGGGCGCGCGCGTTCAACCATACCGGGCCCGGGCAGAGCGACGACTTCGTCTGCTCGAACTTCGCGCGGCAGATCGCGCGCATCGAGCGCGGCGCCGCGCCGGCGGTGCTGCGGGTCGGGAATCTCGCGAGCGCCCGCGACTTCTCGGACGTCCGCGACGTCGTGCGCGGCTACGTGGCCCTGATGGAGCGGGGGGTGCCCGGCGAGGCCTACAATCTCTGCCGCGGGGAGGCGGTCACGATCGGCGCGATCGTCGAGCACCTGCGGGCCGAGGTCGGCGTGCCGTTCGAGGTCGTCGAGGAGACGACGCGCGTCCGGCGGCGCGAGATTCCGCGCGTGGTCGGCGACGCGCGCCGCGCGCATGCGCTCGGCTGGGCCCCGACGATCCCGCTCGCCCGGACGCTTGGCGAGCTGCTCGACCATTGGCGCGCGGCCGACGGCCGGGGGTGA